The proteins below are encoded in one region of Rhizobacter sp.:
- the ftsH gene encoding ATP-dependent zinc metalloprotease FtsH: MNNQWFSKVAVWLVIALVLFTVFKQFDKPRVAESVTYTQFMDDAKAGKVKRVEVQGRNLKVTPNDGTAYTIASPGDIWMVGDLMKYGVQVSGKADEEPSILMSILVSWGPMLLLIAVWIYFMRQMQGGGKGGAFSFGKSKARMLDEANNSTTFADVAGCDEAKEEVKELVDFLKDPQKFQKLGGRIPRGVLLVGPPGTGKTLLAKAIAGEAKVPFFSISGSDFVEMFVGVGAARVRDMFEQAKKSAPCIIFVDEIDAVGRHRGAGLGGGNDEREQTLNQMLVEMDGFETNLGVIVMAATNRPDILDPALLRPGRFDRQVYVTLPDVRGREQILNVHMRKVPVGQDIRADILARGTPGFSGADLANLVNEAALFAARRNGRVVEMVDFEKAKDKIMMGPERKSMVMPEEERKNTAYHEAGHALVARLMPKTDPVHKVTVIPRGRALGVTMQLPEGDRYSLDKERMLSTISVLFGGRIAEEVFMNQMTTGASNDFERATQIARDMVTRYGMSEAMGPMVYAENEGEVFLGRSVTKTTNVSEETMQKVDLEVRRIIDEQYSVARKLIESNQDKMHVMAKALLEWETIDTEQIDDIMNGRPPRPPKDWTASSGKSGGNTPPVNPDGAPAAA; encoded by the coding sequence GTGAACAACCAATGGTTTTCGAAGGTTGCTGTTTGGCTGGTGATTGCCCTCGTGCTGTTCACCGTGTTCAAGCAGTTCGACAAGCCCCGCGTCGCCGAAAGCGTGACTTACACGCAGTTCATGGACGATGCCAAGGCCGGCAAGGTCAAGCGGGTTGAAGTCCAGGGCCGCAATCTCAAGGTCACCCCCAACGACGGCACCGCCTACACCATCGCGTCGCCTGGCGACATCTGGATGGTCGGCGACCTGATGAAGTACGGCGTGCAGGTGTCCGGCAAGGCCGACGAAGAGCCCTCGATCCTGATGAGCATCCTGGTCTCCTGGGGCCCGATGCTGCTGCTGATCGCCGTGTGGATCTACTTCATGCGGCAGATGCAGGGCGGTGGCAAGGGCGGTGCCTTCAGCTTCGGCAAATCGAAGGCCCGCATGCTCGACGAGGCCAACAACTCCACCACCTTCGCCGACGTCGCAGGCTGCGACGAAGCCAAGGAAGAGGTCAAGGAACTCGTCGACTTCCTGAAAGACCCGCAGAAGTTCCAGAAGCTCGGCGGCCGCATTCCGCGCGGCGTGCTGCTGGTCGGCCCTCCCGGCACCGGCAAGACGCTGTTGGCCAAGGCCATCGCCGGCGAAGCCAAGGTGCCGTTCTTCAGCATCTCGGGTTCCGACTTCGTTGAAATGTTCGTCGGTGTCGGTGCCGCCCGCGTGCGCGACATGTTCGAGCAAGCCAAGAAGAGCGCGCCCTGCATCATCTTCGTCGACGAAATCGACGCCGTCGGCCGCCACCGTGGTGCTGGCCTGGGCGGCGGCAACGACGAGCGCGAGCAGACGCTCAACCAGATGCTCGTCGAGATGGACGGCTTCGAGACCAACCTCGGCGTGATCGTGATGGCGGCCACCAACCGGCCCGACATCCTCGACCCCGCGCTGCTGCGCCCCGGCCGCTTCGACCGCCAGGTCTACGTGACGCTGCCAGACGTGCGTGGCCGCGAGCAGATCCTCAACGTGCACATGCGCAAGGTGCCCGTCGGCCAGGACATCCGTGCCGACATCCTCGCGCGCGGTACGCCGGGCTTCAGTGGCGCCGATCTGGCCAACCTGGTCAACGAAGCGGCCCTCTTCGCCGCGCGCCGCAACGGCCGTGTGGTCGAGATGGTCGACTTCGAGAAGGCCAAGGACAAGATCATGATGGGCCCCGAGCGGAAGTCCATGGTCATGCCCGAGGAAGAGCGCAAGAACACCGCGTACCACGAGGCCGGCCACGCGCTGGTGGCGCGCCTGATGCCCAAGACCGACCCGGTGCACAAGGTGACCGTGATCCCGCGCGGCCGTGCGCTGGGCGTCACGATGCAGCTGCCCGAAGGCGACCGCTACAGCCTGGACAAGGAGCGCATGCTCTCAACCATCAGCGTGCTCTTCGGTGGCCGCATCGCCGAAGAAGTGTTCATGAACCAGATGACCACCGGCGCCAGCAACGACTTCGAGCGAGCCACCCAGATCGCCCGCGACATGGTCACGCGCTATGGCATGAGCGAGGCGATGGGCCCAATGGTCTATGCCGAGAACGAGGGTGAAGTCTTCCTCGGCCGCTCGGTCACCAAGACGACCAACGTCTCGGAAGAGACCATGCAGAAGGTCGACCTGGAAGTGCGTCGCATCATCGACGAGCAGTACTCGGTGGCCCGCAAGCTGATCGAGAGCAACCAGGACAAGATGCACGTCATGGCCAAGGCGCTGCTCGAATGGGAAACCATCGACACCGAGCAGATCGACGACATCATGAACGGCCGCCCGCCACGTCCGCCGAAGGACTGGACGGCTTCCTCGGGCAAGTCGGGTGGCAACACGCCGCCGGTCAACCCCGACGGCGCACCGGCCGCCGCCTGA